One Scophthalmus maximus strain ysfricsl-2021 chromosome 1, ASM2237912v1, whole genome shotgun sequence genomic region harbors:
- the nbeal2 gene encoding neurobeachin-like protein 2 isoform X4, which yields MSHREGAGMASNERLHELWTSYYTKKDVDYLQQWLEAFVASFERLIDVQSLEPRRLEECSSEVPLLPREVLVFLSTQLWHGALHLSTASEQSGSIPHPLLLIKFFIIICRNMENIDPEKTPGFVFETIRLLNFCLDQIKHGQGEPSSLQLVVQHGLVLCESLFDPYQTWRRRLAGEEVSLPERNKYKFSPLALPEELPAFFHESLQESEQIPEILALRLVHLQGAVISGGKKNGLLSITPHSVEDLFSVLRAWCCRTSSEAKDTGLPRQTLQCLTAMIHLLHSSSPAERQVEIRAILEGYFQLLNWNRPLSNEQQDRQSWEDSLISLQSQMLTAVPEILQCPDRPVLQAVFLNNNCFEHILRLIQNSKVLEKGSDSITVHALGVLTALMSNSPSAKEVFKERIGYSQLFDVLRSQGQPTKRLLQELMNMAVEGEHAHAHHLGISNDQPLLLLLQWLPDLSGQRELQLLVAQWLATVCRGSLSCRTVAVEAGMVGALLQVLSQPQSLDRQCADALLGLLQHLGSLCLRPEELKSLLRLLRVDQENGAVAGRMHPYCSRVIRVLSAIAAREGQDSALQYFDLTPPMAGIMVPTVQRWQGSGFAFHAWLCLNMEFPSCHTEFANSRRPRANSQHDMGKGPRRKQLYSFFTASGTGLEAFFTMEGVLVVAVCTKKDYMAVALPEHPLTDSRWHSVAIVHIPGRRPFGQNLVTVYIDGEQRKTAQLRFPSLSEPFTSCCIGSAGHRTTTTTTSPNLPTTSSSTPSPEFAFPAHAPSLIRSQSFPASMAGGHWGSAGESPVHTIPAGLQDTEWGTPTSLDGLLGTAFICHEALQHTQTRALYAAGPNHVSLFKADGELSDLNSKLLLYYTPKAFKSQICLDLSPNHQYDGRLTGHRVVNWDIKDVVNVVGGLGVLLPLIEQVCEAEQSSGQETSDLLGPELTSPRGPAALLLPLNKSAEGRLERNSIAAFLLMVKNLIRHHPVNQESLLHCHGPSIMGAMLSKVPGTMMDMDVLMACQLLLEQVFNEGNSPLLQQLYQHLLFDFRIWTKSHFAVCLAHVQYLATVINKGKHRMKRKYGVQYILDTIRTFYSVEKDGSPLSEEKQTIQTALFALLKDFLKSPTPEELHSVLAYILTVGEGQQVVRALDVLYELLRSSPPREQVQAVLLEWGVEQLYGLLLTPSFGDEARERVFRVLYKILKSERVSERNKQRIKLKDFGYLGLVCCLEEIPVTMITIRCLYEQVLATDASPNFRDLLAVVCLSHRAELPVRLDVCRKLFHLIYSNEDYVKQLAKQPGWQDVLTKLYVKESYASHTASIAESSTNGSFEPNYRPQLQRAQALVIEDSRTDMFLSYRTSQDMEEEEDEGGQRDTSEGFSDLSQSPQSGGGGPLKNFTASLHFKSFDSGDQGSQSSSISNAVDISSSCPNGEGREYQPLSPFGTSPLDLELGGMGETGAHTPAGSLTNTPSPLEHFKPFPPLRPRKSSSLSNVLDDTSYGTDPPTGDTISNTSNPQQTPEEELCNILTNIIFSVLWSGSGAEVAGDVVWRERGQVFSVLTKLGSSCQLVRPPDDIKRSLLEMMLESSLSDLRDAQGVSLPFCPSLVRLLRLLQDFLFAEGTDNHSLWSEKIFEGVVNLLDRLQAWHSTPGSPGNTELKEMAQIGLRIITAYIQQQHSQVCVMAYVKLHSLLQTVLCLSWEEVCFLLGQLGAPLWPGGVTDGTNCANPEIFSQLVPVVRTLLDQHADPITLQNLLPNLPITNGSPTFAQDLKVYSHTLEWQGFYQHQVQPTMEQYELDTFGRSHDIMSNFWNSCFDDLMSTAITTDKDRSDSKSKFQEVIMDPYLKRVRSENNRYLSWQKQSSSQQGAVLQHWRALRRLLTSERGAWANRVQPEVKWKLSNAETYSKMRLKLMPNYNYDPHIEASAQRDNMGADSPRSTEPLPLAVAKEAKVSDMEDDQLGDEDLVILDDKVEGEDESQKEKLVLSEDCELITIVAVVPGRLEVTTHHLYFYDGSGDKEETEEGIGFDFKRPLSQLREVHLRRYNLRRSALELFFIDQAHYFINFKKKVRNKVYSRILGLRPPNLFYFGSRSPQELLKASGLTQKWVCREISNFEYLMQLNTISGRTYNDLSQYPVFPWILCDYTSPILDLEDPSVFRDLSKPIGVANSRHAQNVREKYESFEDPTGTIDKFHYGTHYSNAAGVMHYMIRMEPFTTLHIQLQSGRFDCADRQFHAVAAAWQARMESPADVKELIPEFFYFPEFLQNMNGFDLGQLQISQDPVADVLLPRWATSREDFIKKHRKALECEHVSSHLHEWIDLIFGYKQRGEEAVNALNVFYYCTYEGAVDLDAIANENERKALEGIISNFGQTPCQLLKEPHPRRISAENATRRQARLDTLPPNIFEELQKLRPFLEVVSDSLPLVQAVVPKNQNRSFIIQGSDILVTVSSNGLIGTHSWLPYDKNIANYFTFTKDPTMNNPKTQRFLSGPFSPGVEISAQVLVVSNDGRLLFSGGHWDCSLRVTQLGKGKLVGRICRHIDVVTCLALDLCGIYLISGSRDTSCIVWQVLQQGGFSSGLSPRPVQVLCGHDQEVTCVAISTELDMAVSGSKDGTVIVHTVRRGQFLRTLRPPGSSCVPAPISKLQVGSEGHIVVQTSLEERVNRKGKYSIHVYSVNGCLLSSFSTEEQVTALHLVLEYVILGTMQGSLHIRDLYSLDAAVTPLALKVPVRSVSVTKECSHILVGLEDGKLIVVGAGKPEEVPSRQFSRRLWGSTRRISQVSSGETEYNPTENAGN from the exons AAAGTCTACAGGAAAGCGAGCAGATCCCAGAGATCCTCGCGCTCCGATTGGTTCATCTCCAGGGCGCTGTCATCAGCGGAGGAAAG AAGAATGGCCTTCTCTCCATCACCCCTCACTCTGTTGAGGACCTGTTCTCTGTTCTGCGAGCGTGGTGCTGCCGGACCTCCTCTGAGGCCAAGGACACGGGGCTCCCGCGGCAGACCTTGCAGTGTCTGACGGCGATGATCCACCTGCTGCACTCCAGCAGTCCTGCGGAGCGTCAGGTGGAGATCAGGGCGATACTGGAGGGCTACTTCCAGCTCCTCAACTGGAACCGTCCGCTTAGCAACGAGCAGCAAGACAGGCAGAGCTGGGAAGACAGTCTGATCTCACTCCAGAGTCAAATGCTAA CTGCTGTTCCTGAGATCCTGCAGTGCCCCGACAGACCTGTCCTGCAGGCTGTCTTCCTCAACAACAACTGCTTTGAACACATCCTCAGGCTAATACAGAACAGCAAG GTTTTGGAGAAAGGATCTGACAGTATTACAGTTCATGCTTTAGGAGTCCTCACTGCTTTAATGAGTAACTCACCCTCTGCAAAG GAGGTTTTCAAGGAGAGGATTGGTTACTCCCAACTGTTTGATGTGCTGAGGAGTCAAGGTCAACCCACAAAaaggctgctgcaggagctgatgAACATG GCAGTGGAGGGCGAGCATGCCCACGCTCATCACCTTGGCATTAGTAACGACCAACccttgctgctgctcctgcagtgGTTGCCTGACCTGTCAGGCCAGAGGGAACTTCAACTGCTGGTGGCGCAGTGGCTGGCCACCGTGTGTCGCGGCTCCTTGTCCTGTCGCACCGTGGCTGTGGAGGCCGGCATGGTGGGGGCTCTGCTGCAGGTGCTCTCCCAGCCACAGAGTCTGGACAGGCAATGTGCAGACGCTCTCCTGGGTCTCCTGCAGCACTTGGGCTCCCTGTGTCTGAGaccagaggagctgaagagtcTGCTCAGACTGCTCAGGGTTGATCAGGAAAATGGTGCAGTAGCGGGCAGGATGCATCCCTATTGCAGCCGCGTCATCCGAGTGCTCTCGGCCATAGCAGCCAGGGAAGGCCAGGACAGTGCCCTGCAGTACTTTGATCTCACACCCCCCATGGCTGGTATTATGGTGCCCACAGTCCAACGCTGGCAAGGCAGCGGGTTTGCCTTTCACGCTTGGCTTTGCCTCAACATGGAGTTCCCCTCCTGTCACACGGAGTTCGCCAACAGCCGTAGACCTCGCGCCAACTCTCAGCATGATATGGGAAAAGGGCCCCGCAGGAAGCAGCTCTACAG TTTCTTCACAGCGAGTGGAACAGGGCTGGAGGCCTTCTTCACCATGGAGGGTGTGCTGGTTGTGGCCGTCTGCACTAAGAAAGACTACATGGCTGTCGCTCTGCCAGAGCACCCACTCACTGACTCACGCTGG CATTCAGTGGCTATAGTTCACATCCCAGGCCGTCGCCCATTTGGTCAGAACCTGGTGACCGTCTACATCGATGGAGAGCAACGTAAAACTGCTCAGCTTCGCTTTCCCTCTCTCAGTGAG CCTTTTACCTCCTGCTGCATCGGCTCTGCAGGCCACCGgaccactaccaccaccacgTCCCCCAACCTGCCCACGACCTCATCCTCCACCCCCTCGCCTGAGTTTGCCTTCCCTGCCCATGCCCCCTCCCTTATCCGCTCCCAGTCATTCCCAGCCTCCATGGCAGGAGGCCACTGGGGTTCCGCAGGCGAGTCTCCTGTGCACACCATCCCAGCGGGACTGCAGGACACAGAGTGGGGAACACCCACATCTCTGGATGGCCTCCTTGGCACCGCCTTCATCTGCCACGAGGCTCTGCAGCACACCCAGACAAGAGCTCTGTATGCTGCAG GCCCAAACCACGTGTCCTTATTCAAAGCGGATGGAGAGTTGTCTGATCTCAACAGCAAGCTTCTGCTCTACTACACTCCAAAG GCATTTAAGAGCCAGATATGTCTGGACCTGTCTCCCAATCACCAATATGATGGCAGGCTGACGGGACACAGGGTGGTCAACTGGGACATCAAG gacgTTGTAAATGTGGTGGGAGGTTTAGGGGTTTTGTTGCCCCTGATCGAGCAGGTGTGCGAGGCCGAGCAGAGCAGTGGTCAGGAGACCTCGGACTTGCTCGGACCAGAACTCACCTCCCCCAGAGGCCCCgctgccctgctgctgccgctgaacAAGTCTGCAG aGGGCAGGCTGGAGAGAAACAGCATTGCAGCTTTCCTGCTGATGGTGAAAAACCTGATTCGTCATCACCCTGTAAATCAAGAGAGCCTGTTGCACTGCCACGGGCCGAGCATCATGGGAGCCATGCTCAGCAAA GTTCCAGGCACTATGATGGACATGGACGTTTTAATGGcatgtcagctgctgctggagcaggttTTCAACGAGGGCAACAGTCCACTCCTACAGCAGCTCTACCAGCACCTGCTCTTTGATTTCCGCATCTGGACTAAAAGCCATTTCGCCGTGTGTCTGG cACACGTGCAGTACCTGGCAACTGTGATAAATAAAGGCAAGCATCGCATGAAGAGGAAGTACGGGGTTCAGTACATTCTCGATACCATTCGGACGTTCTACAG TGTGGAGAAGGATGGCAGCCCTCTGTCTGAAGAGAAGCAAACAATCCAGACCGCTCTGTTCGCGCTGCTGAAGGACTTTCTCAAGTCTCCGACACCAGAGGAGCTTCACAGTGTCCTCGCCTACATCCTGACTGTAGGAGAGGGGCAGCAG GTGGTGAGGGCCTTGGATGTGCTCTATGAGCTTTTGAGGAGCAGCCCTCCTCGGGAGCAGGTGCAGGCCGTCCTGCTGGAGTGGGGTGTGGAGCAGCTGTACGGTTTGCTGCTCACACCGAGCTTCGGAGACGAGGCCCGAGAGAGGGTGTTCAGG GTTTTGTACAAAATCCTCAAGAGCGAGCGAGTGTCTGAGCGAAACAAGCAGCGCATCAAGCTGAAGGATTTCGGCTACCTTGGCCTGGTTTGCTGCCTTGAAGAGATCCCTGTCACCATGATCACCATTCGCTGTCTTTACGAGCAGGTCCTTGCTACAG ACGCCAGCCCCAACTTCAGAGACCTCCTGGCTGTGGTCTGTCTGTCCCATCGAGCTGAGCTACCAGTGCGCCTGGACGTCTGTCGCAAG CTCTTTCATCTGATCTACTCCAACGAGGATTATGTGAAGCAGCTCGCTAAGCAGCCCGGCTGGCAGGATGTTCTCACCAAACTCTACGTGAAAGAGTCCTACGCATCCCACACTGCGAGCATCGCAGAATCGAGCACAAATGGCTCCTTTGAACCAAATTATCGGCCGCAGCTGCAAAGGGCTCAGGCTCTGGTCATAGAGGACTCCCGCACTGACATGTTCCTGAGCTACCGCACTTCCcaggacatggaggaggaggaagatgaaggaggcCAGCGGGACACTTCTGAGGGGTTCTCTGATTTATCCCAGTCGCCTCAAAGTGGAGGCGGAGGCCCACTGAAAAACTTCACTGCCTCCCTCCACTTTAAGTCGTTTGATTCAGGGGACCAGGGCAGCCAATCATCCTCCATCTCCAATGCAGTTGATATCAGCTCGTCTTGCCCCAATGGAGAGGGTAGGGAGTACCAGCCCCTCTCTCCATTTGGTACATCACCATTAGATTTGGAGCTAGGAGGCATGGGAGAGACGGGCGCTCACACTCCTGCAGGTAGTCTGACAAACACACCATCGCCTCTTGAGCACTTCAAACCTTTTCCACCACTCCGACCCAGGAAGAGCTCCAGTCTGTCAAATGTGCTGGATGATACGAGCTATGGGACAGACCCTCCCACCGGAGACACAATCTCCAATACGTCCAACCCACAG CAGACGCCTGAAGAGGAGCTGTGCAACATCCTCACCAACATCATCTTCTCCGTGCTGTGGAGCGGCAGCGGAGCAGAGGTGGCGGGGGACGTGGTGTGGCGCGAGAGAGGACAGGTGTTTTCTGTTCTCACCAAGCTGGGCTCATCCTGCCAACTGGTCCGCCCTCCTGATGATATCAAACGCAG TTTGTTGGAGATGATGCTGGAGTCGTCACTGTCGGACCTGAGGGATGCCCAAGGAGtgtctctgcctttctgtcCCAGTCTGGTTCGACTACTCAGGCTCCTGCAGGACTTCCTGTTTGCCGAGGGAACAGACAACCACTCGCTGTGGAGTGAAAAG ATATTTGAGGGGGTGGTGAACCTGCTGGACAGGTTGCAGGCCTGGCATAGCACCCCTGGCAGCCCAGGCAACACCGAACTGAAGGAAATGGCCCAAATTGGCCTGCGTATCATCACCGCAtacatccagcagcagcactcgCAG gtgtgtgtgatgGCCTACGTGAAGCTCCACAGCCTCCTGCAGACTGTGCTGTGTCTGAGCTGGGAGGAGGTGTGCTTCCTCCTGGGGCAGCTGGGCGCCCCCCTGTGGCCAGGAGGAGTAACGGACGGCACCAACTGTGCAAATCCGGAGATTTTCTCCCAGCTTGTGCCCGTCGTACGAACTCTGCTCGATCAGCACGCCGACCCTATCACCCTCCAGAACCTGCTACCCAACCTGCCCATCACCAACGGCAGCCCCACCTTTGCCCAGGACCTTAAGGTTTACAGTCACACGCTGGAGTGGCAGGGGTTCTATCAGCACCAG GTTCAACCCACCATGGAGCAGTATGAACTCGACACATTCGGGAGGAGCCATGATATCATGTCCAATTTCTGGAACTCCTGCTTCGATGACCTGATGAGCACGGCCATTACAACGGACAAAGACAGATCTGACAGCAAATCAAAGTTCCAG GAAGTGATCATGGACCCCTACCTGAAACGAGTCCGGAGTGAGAACAACAGGTACCTCAGTTGGCAGAAGCAGAGCTCCAGCCAACAGGGGGCGGTGTTGCAGCACTGGAGAGCTCTCCGCAGGCTTTTGACCAGTGAGAGAGGAGCATGGGCCAACAG AGTTCAACCAGAGGTGAAATGGAAATTGTCCAATGCAGAGACCTATTCAAAGATGCGTCTCAAACTTATGCCCAACTACAACTATGATCCTCACATTGAAGCGAGTGCCCAGCGGGACAACATGG GAGCTGATAGCCCACGTAGCACTGAACCTCTCCCATTGGCTGTTGCAAAGGAGGCAAAAGTGAGCGACATGGAGGATGATCAGTTAGGAGACGAGGACCTCGTCATTTTGGATGATAA ggtggagggagaggatgagagccagaaagaaaaactggTTCTGTCCGAAGACTGTGAGCTCATCACCATCGTGGCGGTCGTTCCGGGTCGTCTGGAGGTTACCACACACCATCTTTACTTCTACGATGGCAGCGGTGataaagaagagacagaggagg GAATTGGGTTTGATTTCAAGCGGCCTCTGTCTCAGCTCAGAGAAGTCCATCTGAGGCGCTACAACCTACGTCGGTCTGCACTGGAGCTGTTCTTCATAGATCAGGCTCACTACTTCATCAACTTCAAGAAGAAG gtACGAAACAAAGTATATTCCAGGATCCTGGGGCTTCGGCCTCCCAACCTGTTTTACTTTGGCTCCCGCTCGCCCCAAGAGCTCCTGAAGGCATCTGGCCTTACGCAG AAATGGGTTTGCAGAGAAATCTCAAACTTTGAGTATTTGATGCAACTGAACACCATCTCCGGTCGCACATACAATGACCTGTCGCAGTATCCTGTG TTCCCCTGGATCTTGTGTGACTACACCTCTCCTATTCTGGATCTGGAGGACCCGTCCGTTTTCAGAGACTTGTCTAAACCCATAGGTGTGGCCAACTCACGCCATGCACAGAATGTCAGAGAAAA GTATGAAAGCTTTGAGGACCCGACAGGCACCATTGATAAATTCCACTATGGTACACACTACTCAAATGCAGCAGGAGTCATGCACTACATGATCCGCATGGAGCCGTTCACCACCCTGCATATCCAGCTGCAGAGTGGCAG GTTTGActgtgcagacagacagtttcACGCAGTGGCAGCTGCCTGGCAGGCTCGAATGGAGAGCCCGGCTGACGTCAAAGAGCTCATCCCGGAGTTCTTCTACTTCCCGGAATTTCTGCAGAACATGAACG GATTCGACCTGGGACAGTTGCAGATCTCTCAGGACCCAGTGGCGGATGTGCTGCTGCCTCGCTGGGCCACATCTAGAGAAGACTTCATCAAGAAACACAGGAAAGCCCTG GAATGTGAGCATGTTTCCAGTCACCTCCATGAGTGGATTGACTTGATCTTTGGTTACaagcaaagaggagaggaggcagtgaATGCACTCAATGTCTTCTACTACTGCACCTATGAAG GTGCAGTCGATCTGGATGCAATTGCCAATGAGAACGAGCGTAAGGCCCTGGAAGGCATCATCAGCAACTTTGGACAAACACCCTGTCAACTCCTCAAG GAACCTCATCCGCGCCGTATATCAGCTGAGAACGCAACTAGGAGGCAGGCCCGCCTGGATACTTTGCCCCCAAATATCTTTGAGGAGCTGCAAAAACTCCGTCCATTTCTGGAG GTGGTGAGTGACAGCCTTCCTCTGGTCCAGGCAGTGGTACCAAAGAACCAGAATCGCTCCTTCATCATCCAGGGCTCAGACATCCTG GTCACTGTGAGTTCAAATGGGTTGATAGGGACACACAGCTGGCTGCCCTATGACAAGAACATTGCCAACTACTTCACATTCACGAAGGACCCGACGATGAATAATCCCAA AACGCAGCGTTTCCTGAGTGGACCCTTCTCTCCCGGCGTGGAGATCAGCGCTCAGGTGCTGGTGGTGTCCAACGACGGACGTCTGCTGTTCAGCGGAGGACACTGGGACTGCAGTCTCCGCGTCACCCAACTGGGCAAGGGCAAGCTTGTGGGCAGGATCTGCCGGCACATTG ATGTTGTCACTTGCTTGGCTCTGGATCTTTGTGGCATCTACCTCATCTCTGGTTCGAGAGACACATCCTGTATCGTGTGGCAGGTCCTGCAGCAG GGTGGCTTCTCCAGCGGCCTGTCTCCTCGGCCGGTGCAGGTTCTCTGTGGACATGACCAGGAGGTCACCTGTGTGGCCATCAGCACTGAACTGGACATGGCTGtttcagggtcaaag GACGGGACTGTAATCGTGCACACTGTCCGACGAGGCCAGTTCCTGCGAACGCTGCGACCTCCCGGTAGCAGCTGTGTACCTGCCCCGATCTCCAAGCTCCAGGTTGGCAGCGAAGGCCACATTGTGGTACAGACCTCGCTGGAGGAACGCGTTAACAGGAAG GGCAAGTACTCCATTCATGTTTACTCTGTCAATGGCTGCCTGCTGTCATCCTTCTCCACGGAGGAGCAGGTGACTGCTCTTCACCTGGTGTTAGAGTACGTCATCCTAGGCACCATGCAGGGCAGCCTCCACATACGAGATTTATACAG TCTGGATGCTGCGGTGACACCCCTGGCTTTGAAGGTTCCTGTgaggagtgtgtctgtgacaaaAGAGTGCAGCCACATCCTTGTGGGACTAGAGGACGGAAAGTTGATTGTGGTGGGGGCAGGGAAGCCAGAGGAG GTTCCCTCAAGACAATTCTCCCGTCGCCTGTGGGGCTCCACTCGCCGCATCTCTCAGGTGTCGTCAGGTGAAACCGAGTACAATCCCACGGAGAATGCTGGGAACTGA